One Anopheles marshallii chromosome 3, idAnoMarsDA_429_01, whole genome shotgun sequence genomic region harbors:
- the LOC128715511 gene encoding 40S ribosomal protein S9 codes for MVNHRIPSVFSKTYVTPRRPFEKPRLDAELKIIGQYGLRNKREVWRVKYTLAKIRKAARELLTLEEKDEKRLFQGNALLRRLVRIGVLDESRMKLDYVLGLRIEDFLERRLQTQVFKLGLAKSYHHARVLIRQRHIRVRKQVVNIPSFIVRLDSQKHIDFSLKSPFGGGRPGRVKRKNLKKGQGGSGGAEEEEED; via the exons ATGGTGAACCACCGTATTCCTTCGGTCTTCTCCAAGACTTACGTTACCCCACGTCGTCCGTTTGAAAAGCCGCGTCTCGATGCGGAATTGAAGATTATTGGCCAATACGGTCTACGCAACAAGCGTGAAGTATGGCGTGTCAAGTACACGCTTGCCAAGATCCGCAAGGCTGCCCGTGAGTTGCTCACGCTGGAAGAGAAGGATGAGAAGCGTCTGTTCCAAG GTAATGCCTTGTTGCGTCGTCTCGTGCGTATTGGCGTGCTGGATGAATCCCGCATGAAGCTCGATTACGTTCTCGGTTTGCGGATCGAGGATTTCCTTGAACGTCGTCTGCAGACGCAAGTGTTCAAGCTGGGATTGGCCAAGTCGTACCATCATGCCCGTGTTCTGATTCGCCAGAGACACATCCG TGTCCGTAAGCAGGTCGTGAACATTCCCTCGTTCATCGTCCGTCTGGATTCGCAGAAGCATATTGACTTCTCGCTGAAGTCGCCGTTCGGCGGTGGTCGCCCTGGTCGCGTCAAGAGGAAGAACCTGAAGAAGGGACAGGGTGGCAGCGGTGGCGCtgaagaggaggaggaagattaA
- the LOC128711906 gene encoding cleavage and polyadenylation specificity factor subunit 6: MADGVEIDLYADDLDQDYAQNNDDFGGDSGDLYDDVIVPSGDRNNAGRGPSIDRGDGVDTNGSYHHHPGAWSISHIPRRHQLYVGNLPWWTTDQDITDSVADVGVNDFQEVKFFENRANGQSKGFCVISLGSENSLRLVMDRLPKKELHGQNPVVTMPTKQALNQFESQQKTRPTPPAPGQTNGPRPPVPGMPMGGPGGPGGPGGGHGGPGMGGPGGPPGGPGGPGGMGGPGGPQPRMMNPNMPPGMRPPHPHMSGPMHMQGPHGGPGGPPRPQGPPMHQGNGPPQQPPRFQNQNQWNGPPRMNGPRPGGPGGPGPMQHRPQMFQGPPNGMPRGPRPEWNRPPMHGGYPPGHPGGPGQGPPHMQGGPHGPRAPLHGSMGGPPGPQGPAPHVNPAFFNQGGGPPNHPNGGGPVGPPHGPQGQGGGPPQHFNPQGGGAPRGGPWPVQGGKPPGAPGGFPEHTITPQLSEAEFEEIMTRNRTVSSSAIARAVSDAAAGEYSSATETLETAISLIKQSKVAQDERCKILIVSLQDTLHGIETKSYTRRERSRSRERSHRRQRRERSTSRYRERSRDRERDRERDRDRDRERDGSRRSRPRKSPEPATDNATDSSSKRYYNDDRYRSSDRERERDRDRERREDHRSRH; encoded by the exons ATGGCCGATGGCGTTGAAATCGATCTGTATGCCGATGATTTGGATCAGGATTACGCACAGAATAAT GACGACTTTGGCGGCGATAGTGGCGACCTGTACGACGATGTAATCGTACCTTCCGGAGACCGCAACAATGCGGGCAGAGGGCCGTCGATTGATCGAGGCGATGGAGTCGATACGAATGGATCGTATCACCATCATCCCGGCGCTTGGTCAATCAGCCACATTCCACGGCGTCATCAGCTGTACGTGGGTAATCTGCCCTGGTGGACGACGGACCAAGATATAACGGATTCGGTGGCGGACGTTGGAGTAAATGACTTCCAGGAGGTGAAGTTTTTCGAAAACCGGGCCAATGGTCAGTCGAAGGGATTTTGCGTTATTTCGCTCGGGTCGGAGAACAGTCTGCGCCTGGTGATGGATCGATTGCCGAAGAAAGAATTGCACGGCCAAAATCCGGTCGTAACGATGCCTACGAAGCAAGCACTGAATCAGTTTGAGAGTCAACAGAAGACCAGACCAACGCCGCCGGCGCCGGGACAAACTAATGGACCACGGCCTCCAGTACCGGGCATGCCGATGGGTGGTCCGGGCGGGCCGGGTGGTCCTGGAGGTGGCCATGGTGGACCGGGCATGGGAGGCCCCGGTGGTCCACCGGGCGGACCAGGAGGTCCAGGCGGTATGGGAGGTCCGGGCGGACCGCAGCCACGTATGATGAACCCCAACATGCCACCAGGAATGCGTCCACCGCATCCGCACATGTCCGGTCCGATGCACATGCAGGGGCCGCATGGCGGCCCGGGTGGTCCACCAAGACCGCAG GGACCTCCAATGCATCAAGGGAATGGACCACCGCAACAACCGCCTCGATTCCAGAATCAAAACCAATGGAATGGTCCACCACGTATGAACGGTCCACGACCAGGCGGCCCGGGCGGTCCAGGCCCAATGCAGCACAGGCCGCAAATG TTCCAGGGACCACCAAACGGTATGCCGCGCGGGCCACGCCCCGAATGGAACAGACCGCCGATGCATGGCGGTTATCCTCCGGGACATCCTGGTGGGCCCGGACAGGGACCGCCGCACATGCAGGGTGGACCACATGGGCCCCGTGCACCTCTGCACGGGTCGATGGGAGGACCACCGGGTCCGCAAGGACCTGCTCCGCACGTAAACCCTGCGTTCTTTAATCAAGGCGGTGGTCCTCCGAACCATCCAAACGGCGGAGGCCCGGTAGGACCGCCCCATGGACCCCAGGGACAAGGGGGAGGACCTCCTCAACATTTTAACCCACAAGGTGGAGGAGCTCCACGGGGTGGTCCGTGGCCGGTACAGGGTGGTAAGCCACCGGGTGCACCGGGTGGTTTCCCGGAGCACACCATTACACCGCAGCTGAGCGAGGCGGAGTTTGAAGAGATTATGACCAGGAATCGCACCGTTAGCAGTTCCGCCATTGCCAG AGCCGTATCGGATGCCGCTGCTGGCGAATATTCGAGCGCAACGGAAACCCTTGAGACAGCTATCTCGCTCATCAAGCAGTCGAAGGTCGCCCAAGACGAGCGGTGCAAAATATTGATCGTTTCGTTGCAGGACACTCTGCATGGTATCGAGACGAAGAGTTACACCCGTCGGGAACGGTCCCGTTCGCGCGAACGCTCGCACAGACGTCAGCGTCGGGAGCGTTCTACGTCACGCTACCGGGAACGATCGCGCGATCGCGAACGGGATCGTGAACGCGATCGGGATCGTGATCGCGAACGTGATGG CTCACGTCGATCCCGCCCAAGAAAATCTCCGGAACCGGCCACCGATAATGCAACGGACAGCTCCTCCAAGCGCTACTACAATGACGATCGCTATCGTTCGTCGGACCGTGAGCGGGaacgcgatcgcgatcgtgagCGCCGCGAAGATCACCGATCCCGACATTAA